Proteins from one Gimesia maris genomic window:
- a CDS encoding prepilin-type N-terminal cleavage/methylation domain-containing protein: protein MRNQNQNQRACSSRDASRRCRRRGFTLVEMMVAGVLLMTVSMIVVPAIYWVHRERRQTERRQIAIVEVENLMERVVALPYDQVQQSIVDKFALSESAVRQLPDARLQIKISEATDVKQMKKIQIQLGWKNQQGIRAMPVSLTSWVCLKEQQ, encoded by the coding sequence GTGAGAAATCAAAATCAGAATCAGAGAGCCTGTTCAAGTCGTGACGCATCACGTCGATGTCGACGGCGCGGATTTACTCTGGTGGAGATGATGGTGGCCGGCGTGCTGCTGATGACAGTCTCCATGATTGTGGTGCCAGCGATCTACTGGGTGCATCGTGAACGCAGGCAGACCGAACGCCGTCAGATAGCGATCGTAGAAGTGGAAAATCTGATGGAACGCGTGGTCGCTTTACCATACGATCAGGTACAGCAGTCAATCGTGGATAAATTCGCCTTGTCGGAAAGTGCAGTCAGGCAATTGCCTGATGCCAGGTTGCAAATCAAAATCAGTGAGGCGACTGATGTCAAGCAGATGAAAAAAATTCAGATCCAGTTGGGCTGGAAAAACCAGCAGGGAATCAGAGCAATGCCGGTAAGTCTCACTTCGTGGGTCTGCCTGAAGGAACAGCAGTAA